A genomic region of Gemmata massiliana contains the following coding sequences:
- a CDS encoding PQQ-binding-like beta-propeller repeat protein, protein MALRVPFLVCTFLLTVTPAVVTAADWPGFRGPNRDGISTETGLLKKWPDGGPKQVWTAKNLGLGWGTPSVADGKIFGIGTRDGKDGVWALKEADGTELWFAPFADPATGLARQTNGPASTPTYHNGKLFVVSANGTLSCLDATKGTVLWKTNYVADFGGKVPTWAYTDSVLIDGDKVICIPGGTKGAVAALKIENGEVVWKTEVNPVGGGFGYSSPVKATVGGVPMYLALLGQSSGLVGVHAETGKLLWQYKNTPAAGGVAQIPIPIVKGDKVWVSCSYGGGAALLQIVPKGQGAFEAKELKAYKKPELNNHHGGMVLVGDYIYFGHDQNGGKPVCVEFKTGDIKWGPENAPAGGRGSAAVLFADGRLYFRYENGVLVLMEPSPEELKVVSSFKLPAPDVKTYAQSWPHPVIANGKLYIRDQNVMYCYDVKEKTN, encoded by the coding sequence ATGGCGCTGCGAGTTCCCTTTCTGGTTTGTACCTTTTTGCTCACTGTGACGCCCGCCGTAGTAACTGCCGCCGATTGGCCCGGGTTCCGCGGCCCGAACCGCGACGGCATCTCCACCGAAACCGGGCTTCTTAAGAAGTGGCCGGACGGTGGCCCCAAACAGGTCTGGACCGCGAAGAACCTCGGCCTCGGTTGGGGCACTCCCTCCGTGGCCGACGGCAAGATTTTCGGCATCGGCACCCGCGACGGGAAGGACGGAGTGTGGGCACTGAAGGAAGCCGACGGTACGGAACTGTGGTTCGCTCCGTTCGCCGACCCCGCAACGGGCCTCGCGCGGCAGACGAACGGCCCCGCCAGCACGCCCACCTACCACAACGGGAAGCTGTTCGTGGTCAGTGCGAACGGGACGCTCTCGTGCCTGGACGCGACCAAGGGCACCGTGTTGTGGAAGACGAACTACGTCGCCGACTTCGGCGGCAAGGTGCCCACGTGGGCGTACACGGACTCCGTGCTGATCGATGGCGACAAGGTGATCTGCATCCCGGGCGGAACGAAGGGCGCGGTCGCGGCGCTGAAGATCGAGAACGGTGAAGTGGTGTGGAAAACGGAAGTGAACCCGGTCGGCGGCGGGTTCGGGTACTCGTCCCCCGTCAAAGCGACGGTCGGCGGCGTTCCCATGTATCTCGCGCTCCTCGGGCAGTCGTCCGGGCTGGTCGGGGTTCATGCCGAAACCGGCAAACTGCTGTGGCAGTACAAGAACACGCCGGCCGCGGGCGGGGTCGCACAGATTCCGATCCCGATCGTGAAGGGCGACAAGGTATGGGTGTCGTGCAGCTACGGCGGTGGCGCCGCTCTGCTCCAGATCGTTCCGAAGGGGCAGGGGGCGTTCGAGGCGAAGGAGCTGAAGGCGTACAAGAAGCCGGAACTGAACAACCACCACGGCGGCATGGTTCTGGTCGGGGACTACATCTACTTCGGACACGATCAGAACGGCGGCAAACCCGTGTGCGTGGAGTTCAAGACGGGCGACATCAAGTGGGGACCGGAGAACGCCCCCGCGGGCGGCCGGGGCTCCGCGGCGGTCCTGTTCGCCGACGGGCGCCTGTACTTCCGGTACGAGAACGGCGTCCTGGTGCTTATGGAGCCATCGCCCGAGGAGCTGAAGGTCGTTTCGTCCTTCAAGCTGCCGGCCCCGGACGTCAAGACTTACGCGCAGAGTTGGCCGCACCCGGTCATTGCGAACGGCAAACTCTACATCCGCGACCAGAACGTGATGTACTGCTACGACGTCAAAGAAAAGACGAACTGA
- a CDS encoding KdsC family phosphatase: protein MQTSDIPARAAAIELLLLDVDGVLTDGRVVYADDGRELKFFHVRDGSGLKLWRAAGKRAAIVSGRDSRAVERRAAELGIAPVLQGRDDKLRAFDEVLALTGVAPEQVCAIGDDLPDVPVLRRCGLAVAVADACPEARAVAHYVTAVPGGHGAVRDLIEWLLKVQGRWAELTTRYTNT, encoded by the coding sequence ATGCAGACGTCTGACATTCCCGCGCGGGCCGCGGCCATCGAACTCCTGTTACTCGACGTGGACGGCGTCCTCACCGACGGGCGCGTGGTCTACGCGGACGACGGGCGCGAGTTGAAGTTCTTCCACGTGCGCGACGGTTCGGGGTTGAAGTTGTGGCGCGCTGCGGGTAAGCGGGCGGCCATTGTTTCGGGACGAGATTCGCGCGCGGTGGAGCGCCGGGCGGCCGAACTGGGGATCGCCCCGGTCCTCCAGGGCCGCGACGACAAGCTCCGCGCGTTCGACGAAGTGCTGGCCCTGACCGGCGTGGCCCCGGAACAGGTGTGCGCGATCGGGGACGACCTCCCCGACGTGCCGGTGCTGCGGCGGTGCGGGCTGGCGGTGGCGGTGGCGGACGCCTGCCCCGAGGCCCGTGCGGTGGCGCACTACGTGACCGCGGTGCCCGGGGGACACGGGGCCGTGCGCGACCTGATCGAGTGGCTGCTCAAGGTGCAAGGCCGGTGGGCCGAACTGACCACCCGCTACACCAACACATAA
- a CDS encoding KpsF/GutQ family sugar-phosphate isomerase, giving the protein MSDSTGTVFDKLDYARRVLRTEATALEVVAGRLDDGFGRVADELFACRGRVAVIGVGKSADVGQKIVGTFNSTGTRAYTLDATRAVHGDLGSVHPDDVALLLSHSGESEELIRLLGPLKKLASSLVAITSSAGSTLGRAAVAAVVYGPIKEACPLALAPSSSTTVMLALGDALAFTLLEQRQFTADEFAKFHPAGSLGRKLAVVSECMRYGAELRIAAQTDTVREVFAKVRHTGRRTGAIMLVDAGGRLAGLFTDSDLARLFENREDRLLDAPIANVMTHAPVVIGPHARVSVALDVLKARKFSELPVVDEGGKPVGMLDITDLIGLDPLAGGAESRPTLRVVERKSA; this is encoded by the coding sequence ATGAGCGACTCCACCGGAACGGTGTTCGACAAGCTCGATTACGCCCGGCGCGTATTGCGGACCGAGGCGACCGCGCTCGAGGTCGTCGCCGGGCGCCTCGATGACGGCTTCGGGCGCGTCGCGGACGAGCTGTTCGCATGCCGCGGGCGCGTCGCGGTGATCGGCGTGGGGAAGTCCGCGGACGTCGGGCAGAAGATCGTCGGGACGTTCAATTCTACCGGTACCCGGGCCTACACCCTCGACGCGACCCGAGCCGTCCACGGCGACCTCGGCAGCGTCCACCCCGATGACGTCGCGCTGCTGCTCTCGCACAGCGGCGAGTCGGAAGAACTGATTCGATTACTCGGCCCGTTGAAGAAGCTCGCTTCGTCCCTGGTGGCGATCACGAGCAGTGCGGGGAGCACTCTCGGTCGCGCCGCGGTCGCCGCCGTCGTGTACGGCCCGATCAAGGAAGCGTGCCCGCTCGCGCTCGCACCCAGTAGCAGCACGACGGTGATGCTCGCGCTCGGCGACGCGCTCGCGTTCACGCTGCTCGAACAGCGCCAGTTCACGGCCGACGAGTTCGCAAAATTCCACCCGGCTGGTTCGCTCGGGCGCAAGCTCGCGGTGGTTTCGGAGTGCATGCGGTACGGTGCCGAACTCCGGATCGCGGCGCAGACGGACACCGTGCGCGAGGTGTTCGCGAAGGTGCGGCACACCGGTCGGCGCACGGGCGCGATCATGCTCGTGGACGCGGGCGGGCGGCTCGCGGGGCTGTTCACCGACAGCGACCTCGCGCGCCTCTTCGAGAACCGCGAGGACCGGCTCCTGGACGCGCCGATCGCGAACGTGATGACGCACGCGCCGGTCGTGATCGGGCCGCACGCGCGCGTGTCCGTCGCGCTGGACGTGTTAAAGGCGCGAAAGTTTAGCGAACTGCCCGTTGTTGATGAGGGCGGTAAGCCCGTCGGAATGCTCGATATTACCGATCTGATCGGACTCGATCCGCTGGCTGGGGGCGCGGAATCCCGGCCAACACTGCGCGTGGTCGAGCGCAAGAGCGCGTAA
- a CDS encoding RNA polymerase sigma factor encodes MLIAALPTPPAPITDDALLARFATGDRTALDDLFRRYRGVAYRVAYRLLGREADALDAVQDGFVNALTHLDRFGGRSSFKTWLLRVVCNAALDIGRQRKRNERVPQVPRGFSPDGFGADDLPPAETNLVRSDLRRVIDAALARLPDVQRQTFVLHVEGELTYREVADALGISIGTVMSRLFYARQKLKDLLAAYQQP; translated from the coding sequence ATGCTGATTGCCGCGTTACCCACTCCGCCGGCTCCGATCACGGACGATGCGCTGCTCGCGCGCTTCGCGACCGGCGATCGCACGGCACTCGATGACCTGTTCCGCCGCTACCGCGGGGTCGCGTACCGGGTCGCGTACCGGTTACTCGGGCGCGAGGCCGACGCGCTCGACGCGGTCCAAGATGGGTTTGTGAACGCGCTCACGCACCTGGACCGGTTTGGCGGTCGCAGCTCGTTCAAAACGTGGCTCCTGAGAGTGGTGTGCAACGCGGCCCTCGACATCGGCCGGCAGCGGAAGCGGAACGAGCGCGTGCCGCAGGTGCCGCGCGGGTTCTCGCCCGACGGTTTCGGGGCCGACGACCTCCCACCCGCGGAAACGAACCTCGTGCGGTCCGACCTGCGGCGGGTGATCGACGCAGCCCTCGCCCGCTTGCCCGACGTCCAGAGACAAACGTTCGTCTTGCACGTTGAAGGCGAACTGACCTATCGTGAGGTCGCCGACGCGCTCGGGATCTCCATCGGCACCGTGATGAGCCGCTTGTTTTACGCCCGACAGAAATTGAAAGACCTGCTGGCCGCGTACCAACAGCCATGA
- a CDS encoding YncE family protein: MYRSVLALLLIASGASAADPITGKMLPLPAPGGWAMTSDGVTLVVSQPDKGELVYFDTVTERQVKRVSVDFKPSVMAVQGDTLFVGAKGASTVYALEAKTGKQKKEIDLGGDAVAHIACHPTKGLVYASTATYKIYAVDPAAGTATKTKAIGHFLAVDPINGSALFTGVQPPNDQGEILIQDFPDGRVKVTFDRWGARAFIVKYALDDKGPKPVSVQWNAAVSGHGLAISPDGKKIFMPSGGGWRPPVGVNTGGGGEWAAFNTEKVTARVGELTGGTNMAFHPVLNLGVLNQAGRDIQFFNPRSLVTGKAFSFSPGGDARPLLVTFGGKGTKVVLWNGDNPASATEGLHFLPLELTAADRTALEKVYGKLPAASSRPTGSSTAQAPKKGEPAPKKGEPAPAKDPDPPEIPLPPGAIAIAGFNDAKGENSDKTPDSPYPLGKSNVRGGFGEAGWRGVWVADPKAKFVKDVVAEGDGALYLSGTAGYGRAWSNPQKGKFVIENKVRCPKDGGVKCYIQEKDHFTTGPMWAISEGHFMALNGKPGSEGDWVRVTPCKVDTWYTLRLTIDVSKLSWTMTVDGGTPSEEFRFRYNPGSLEKIGYLVEGKESIYIDALRILEADKK, translated from the coding sequence ATGTACCGTTCCGTTCTGGCCCTGCTGTTGATCGCGTCGGGCGCGTCCGCCGCCGATCCCATTACAGGCAAGATGCTGCCGCTACCCGCGCCCGGCGGGTGGGCGATGACGTCCGACGGGGTGACGCTCGTCGTGTCCCAACCGGACAAGGGCGAGCTGGTTTACTTCGACACGGTGACCGAGCGCCAAGTGAAGCGCGTTTCGGTCGATTTCAAGCCGTCGGTGATGGCCGTCCAGGGTGACACCCTCTTCGTTGGTGCGAAGGGCGCATCGACCGTCTACGCCCTGGAAGCGAAAACGGGCAAACAGAAGAAGGAAATCGACCTGGGCGGAGACGCCGTGGCCCACATCGCGTGCCACCCGACCAAAGGGCTCGTGTACGCATCCACCGCGACCTACAAGATCTACGCCGTCGATCCCGCGGCCGGCACCGCGACCAAGACAAAGGCGATCGGCCACTTCCTCGCGGTCGATCCGATCAACGGGTCGGCCCTTTTCACCGGGGTGCAGCCGCCGAACGACCAGGGCGAGATCCTGATTCAGGATTTCCCCGACGGTCGGGTCAAAGTCACCTTCGATCGGTGGGGCGCGCGGGCATTCATCGTGAAGTACGCACTGGACGACAAGGGACCGAAGCCGGTGTCCGTGCAGTGGAACGCGGCCGTCAGCGGGCACGGGCTTGCGATCAGCCCGGACGGGAAGAAGATCTTCATGCCGAGCGGCGGCGGGTGGCGCCCGCCGGTCGGCGTGAACACCGGGGGCGGGGGTGAGTGGGCCGCGTTCAACACCGAAAAAGTGACGGCCCGGGTCGGCGAGCTGACGGGCGGAACGAACATGGCCTTCCACCCGGTTCTGAACTTGGGCGTGCTGAACCAGGCCGGGCGCGACATTCAGTTCTTCAACCCGCGGTCACTGGTTACGGGGAAGGCGTTCAGCTTTTCACCGGGCGGGGACGCGCGCCCCCTCCTCGTCACCTTCGGGGGCAAGGGGACGAAGGTCGTTCTCTGGAACGGGGACAACCCCGCGAGCGCGACCGAAGGGTTGCACTTCTTGCCCCTGGAACTGACCGCGGCCGACCGAACGGCCTTGGAAAAAGTGTACGGCAAGCTGCCCGCCGCCAGTTCCCGACCGACCGGGAGTTCGACCGCGCAAGCCCCCAAAAAAGGCGAACCGGCACCCAAAAAAGGTGAACCGGCACCCGCGAAAGATCCAGACCCCCCGGAGATCCCGCTGCCCCCGGGCGCTATTGCCATCGCCGGTTTCAACGACGCCAAAGGCGAAAACAGCGACAAGACACCGGACTCGCCGTACCCGCTCGGCAAATCGAACGTGCGCGGCGGGTTCGGCGAGGCGGGTTGGAGGGGCGTCTGGGTCGCTGATCCCAAAGCGAAGTTCGTGAAGGACGTGGTCGCGGAGGGCGACGGGGCACTGTACCTTTCGGGAACCGCGGGTTACGGCCGGGCGTGGAGCAACCCCCAGAAGGGTAAGTTCGTGATCGAAAACAAGGTCCGCTGTCCGAAGGACGGGGGCGTGAAGTGCTACATCCAGGAGAAGGATCACTTCACCACCGGACCGATGTGGGCGATCTCCGAGGGCCATTTCATGGCCCTGAACGGTAAGCCCGGTTCCGAGGGCGACTGGGTCAGAGTGACGCCGTGCAAAGTCGATACCTGGTACACGCTCCGGTTGACAATCGATGTGAGCAAACTGTCTTGGACAATGACCGTTGATGGCGGCACCCCGAGCGAGGAATTCCGATTCCGCTACAACCCGGGCTCACTCGAAAAGATCGGCTACTTGGTCGAGGGCAAAGAGTCCATCTACATCGACGCCCTCCGGATTCTGGAAGCCGACAAGAAGTAA
- a CDS encoding glycine zipper domain-containing protein, with product MFAFAAAGSGCASMNNTEKGAIGGGVVGTALGTAVGAATGHTGAGAVIGGLAGTATGALVGNDIDKQERRDRDINQAAALAAAQQQQQRMGMFDVIRLAQGGHDDTVIINQIRTTGSTFQLTASDLDELKRAGVSSRVIAEMQAARPAPARVIVRDGPPVVYDSGPPVYVRPAPVVVVGPPRPYYYGYGGGYYRRW from the coding sequence GTGTTCGCGTTCGCGGCGGCCGGGTCCGGCTGCGCGTCGATGAACAATACAGAAAAAGGTGCGATCGGCGGCGGCGTGGTCGGTACCGCGCTCGGCACCGCCGTGGGCGCGGCGACCGGGCACACCGGGGCCGGCGCTGTGATCGGTGGGTTGGCAGGGACCGCGACCGGTGCGCTCGTCGGCAACGACATCGATAAACAAGAGCGCCGGGACCGCGACATCAACCAGGCCGCGGCACTGGCGGCGGCCCAACAGCAGCAACAGCGCATGGGCATGTTCGACGTGATCCGGCTCGCACAGGGCGGGCACGACGATACGGTCATCATCAACCAGATCCGCACGACGGGCAGCACGTTCCAGCTCACCGCGTCGGACCTCGACGAGTTGAAACGCGCGGGCGTGTCGTCGCGTGTGATCGCGGAAATGCAAGCCGCGCGCCCGGCCCCGGCTCGTGTGATTGTTCGCGATGGGCCGCCGGTTGTCTACGATTCGGGACCACCGGTGTATGTGCGTCCGGCCCCAGTGGTTGTGGTCGGCCCCCCGCGCCCGTACTACTACGGTTACGGCGGGGGGTACTACCGCCGCTGGTAA
- a CDS encoding beta strand repeat-containing protein, which translates to MTVISSLLRRLQKARSLRPGYHDPMRPRLQLALLEDRTVPTTLTWTGAIDADWSSSGNWNDGAGNTEVPDSADDILVFTTGGANQSTNNDISSLTVTQIQISDSGYTLAGNAVGLGTGVTDTTATGTNTISLNLTGTGATLTKSGAGTLVLSGGNTFTGATAVSDGTLTLNGGSALADTTAVTVSATGVLDLGANETIGSLAGTSSVTLGANTLTAGGDNSSTTFSGVVSGTGGLTKAGTGTLILSGANTYTGTTTVSAGTLSVAADANLGTGALSLAASTILDVTGSTTIDNAIALTGAATINTTALLTLSGVISGSNNLTKTGASDLTLSGVNTYTGTTTVSAGILSVAVDNNLGTGALDLAAGTTLAITGATTIDNAIALSGAAAINNTAAVTISGVISGANNLTKAGAGTLTLSGTNTYTGTTTVSAGTLTLNGGTALADASAVTVATGATLNLGANETIGSLAGAGNVTLGTFTLTAGGDNSNTAFSGVASGTGGLTKTGTGTLTLSGANTYTGATTVSAGTLTLSGNAAIADTGAVTVATGATLNLGANETIGSLAGAGNMTLGASFLTAGGDNTNTTFSGIISGTGNLIKQGTGAFTLSGANTYTGTTTVSAGTLSVAADNNLGTGAVTLAASTILDVTGATTIDNTIALSGAATISNTAAVTISGVISGANNLTKVGAGTLTLSGTNTYSGTTTVSAGTLTLNGGTALADASAVTVATGATLNLGASETIGSLAGAGNVTLGTFTLTAGGDNSNTAFSGVASGTGGLTKTGTGTLTLSGANTYTGATTVSAGTLTLNGGTALADASAVTVATGATLTLGASETVGSLAGAGNVTLSTFTLTAGGDNTSTTFSGVASGTGGLTKAGTGALILSGANTYTGATTVSAGTLTLNGGTALADAGAVTVATGATLNLGASETIGSLAGAGDVTLGASALTAGGDNSSTTFSGIISGTGNLTKQGTGALILSGANTYSGTTTVSAGTLSVAADNNLGTGAVTLAAGTTLAITGATTIDNAIALSGAAAINNTAAVTISGVISGANNLTKAGAGTLTLSGTNTYTGTTTISAGTLLVTGSITGSGVQVASGGTLGGTGTVPAVTAASGGTVAPGTSPGTLNTGNLALAAGSTFSAEVNGTTPGTNYDQAAVTGTVDVTGATLTVTLGFTPVAGTSFTLISNDLVDAVTGTFNGLAEGATLTVGGVTFTISYVGGTGNDVVITSAPPTVSINNVTAAEGNTGGTSFSFTVTLSVPSSQTVTVNYATAAGTATAGTDFTSASGTITFAPGETSKTVTVTVTGDTAIESDETFAVVLSNPTNTTIATGTGTGTITNDDTASATVISIGGGGGAPGTVVPVDPATGQKGTPILAFAGFSGEIRVASGDINGDGRADTITGAGAGAPGGHVKVFSADGTLIRSFLAFDGFSGGVFVTSGDVNGDGSDDIIVSADTGATPHVKVFSGADGSLLRSFFAYDAGFRGGVRVGVGDVNGDGRDDIITGTGAGTTPHVKVFSGADGSLLRSFFAYDAGFSGGVYVAAGDVNGDGLDDIVTGSGPGAPGGHVKVFSGANGSLIQSFLAYDAGFRGGVRVGVGTVNGRAAVLTGAGPGAGPHVKAFVNGVQVASLLAGDPTFSGGVYVG; encoded by the coding sequence GTGACAGTGATCTCCTCTCTCCTCCGTCGGCTCCAGAAGGCCCGCTCCCTCCGCCCCGGGTACCACGACCCGATGCGCCCGCGGTTGCAACTGGCACTCCTGGAAGACCGCACGGTCCCTACGACGCTCACGTGGACCGGGGCGATAGACGCCGACTGGAGCTCGTCGGGCAACTGGAACGACGGAGCGGGCAACACCGAAGTCCCGGACTCGGCCGACGACATCCTGGTGTTCACGACCGGCGGCGCCAACCAGAGCACCAATAACGACATCTCCTCGTTAACTGTCACCCAGATCCAGATCAGCGACTCGGGCTACACACTGGCCGGTAACGCGGTGGGCCTCGGTACGGGAGTCACCGACACGACCGCTACGGGTACGAACACCATCTCATTGAACCTCACGGGAACCGGGGCGACGCTGACGAAATCCGGCGCCGGAACCCTGGTGCTCTCGGGGGGCAACACCTTCACCGGGGCCACCGCGGTGTCCGACGGCACGCTCACACTCAACGGTGGTAGCGCGCTGGCCGACACCACCGCCGTCACCGTGAGCGCCACCGGCGTCCTCGATCTGGGAGCCAACGAGACTATTGGCTCGCTCGCCGGTACAAGCAGCGTAACCCTTGGCGCGAATACCCTGACGGCGGGCGGGGACAACTCCAGTACGACGTTCTCCGGCGTCGTCTCCGGAACCGGCGGGCTCACCAAGGCCGGTACCGGCACGCTCATCCTCTCGGGTGCCAACACGTACACTGGCACCACCACGGTCAGCGCGGGCACGCTGAGCGTGGCTGCCGATGCGAACCTGGGCACCGGCGCACTCAGCCTGGCCGCAAGCACTATCCTGGACGTTACCGGCTCCACCACCATCGACAATGCGATCGCGCTCACTGGTGCGGCTACGATCAACACCACGGCCCTGCTCACCCTTTCCGGGGTTATCTCCGGGAGCAACAATCTGACCAAAACTGGGGCTAGCGACCTCACGCTCTCCGGGGTCAACACGTACACCGGAACCACCACCGTCTCCGCAGGTATTTTGAGCGTGGCCGTCGACAATAACCTGGGCACCGGCGCGCTCGACTTGGCCGCGGGCACCACACTCGCCATCACCGGCGCCACCACCATCGACAACGCCATCGCACTCTCCGGAGCCGCGGCGATCAACAACACCGCCGCCGTCACCATCTCCGGCGTCATCTCCGGGGCCAACAACCTCACCAAGGCCGGGGCCGGAACGCTCACCCTCTCCGGAACCAACACCTACACCGGAACCACCACCGTCTCCGCGGGCACGCTCACGCTCAACGGCGGTACCGCTCTCGCGGACGCCAGCGCCGTCACCGTCGCCACCGGAGCCACACTCAACCTCGGGGCCAACGAGACTATCGGCTCACTCGCCGGCGCCGGCAACGTAACCCTCGGCACGTTCACCCTCACCGCGGGCGGCGACAACTCCAACACCGCCTTCAGCGGTGTCGCCTCCGGAACCGGTGGGCTCACCAAAACCGGAACCGGAACACTCACTCTCTCGGGTGCCAACACCTACACCGGGGCTACCACGGTCTCCGCGGGTACACTCACACTCTCGGGCAACGCTGCGATCGCCGACACCGGTGCTGTAACGGTCGCCACTGGAGCCACGCTCAACCTCGGGGCGAACGAAACTATCGGCTCGCTCGCCGGGGCCGGCAACATGACCCTCGGTGCGAGCTTCCTCACCGCGGGCGGCGACAACACCAACACCACCTTCAGCGGCATCATCTCCGGAACCGGTAATCTGATCAAACAGGGCACCGGCGCCTTCACCCTGTCGGGGGCCAACACGTACACCGGAACCACGACCGTTTCGGCCGGCACCCTGAGCGTGGCCGCGGATAACAATCTGGGAACCGGCGCCGTTACCCTGGCCGCGAGCACCATCCTGGACGTCACCGGCGCCACCACCATCGACAACACCATCGCGCTCTCCGGCGCCGCCACCATCAGCAACACCGCCGCCGTCACCATCTCCGGGGTCATCTCCGGGGCCAACAACCTGACCAAGGTCGGGGCCGGCACGCTCACCCTCTCCGGAACCAATACCTACTCAGGAACCACCACCGTCTCCGCCGGCACACTCACGCTCAATGGCGGCACGGCCCTGGCCGACGCCAGCGCCGTCACCGTCGCCACCGGAGCCACACTCAACCTCGGGGCGAGCGAGACTATCGGCTCGCTCGCCGGCGCCGGCAACGTAACCCTCGGCACGTTCACCCTCACCGCGGGCGGCGACAACTCCAACACCGCCTTCAGCGGTGTCGCCTCCGGCACCGGTGGGCTCACCAAAACCGGAACCGGAACACTCACTCTCTCGGGTGCTAACACCTACACCGGGGCTACCACGGTCTCCGCGGGTACACTCACACTTAACGGCGGCACGGCCCTGGCCGACGCCAGTGCCGTCACCGTCGCTACCGGAGCCACGCTCACACTCGGAGCCAGTGAAACCGTCGGCTCGCTCGCGGGCGCCGGGAACGTGACCCTCAGCACGTTCACCCTCACCGCGGGCGGCGACAACACCAGCACCACGTTCTCCGGTGTCGCCTCCGGAACCGGTGGACTCACCAAGGCCGGTACCGGCGCCCTCATCCTCTCGGGTGCCAACACCTACACCGGGGCTACCACGGTCTCCGCCGGCACACTCACGCTCAACGGCGGTACCGCTCTCGCGGACGCCGGCGCTGTCACCGTTGCCACCGGAGCCACACTCAACCTCGGGGCCAGCGAAACAATCGGTTCGCTCGCCGGGGCCGGCGACGTGACCCTCGGCGCAAGCGCCCTGACCGCGGGCGGGGACAATTCCAGCACCACGTTCTCCGGCATCATCTCCGGAACCGGTAATCTGACCAAACAGGGCACCGGCGCCCTGATCCTGTCGGGGGCCAACACGTACTCGGGAACCACCACCGTCTCCGCGGGCACGCTGAGCGTGGCCGCGGATAACAATCTGGGAACCGGGGCCGTTACCCTGGCCGCGGGCACCACACTCGCCATCACCGGCGCCACCACCATCGACAACGCCATCGCACTCTCCGGAGCCGCGGCGATCAACAACACCGCCGCCGTCACCATCTCCGGCGTCATCTCCGGGGCCAACAACCTCACCAAGGCCGGGGCCGGAACGCTCACCCTCTCCGGAACCAACACCTACACCGGAACCACGACGATCAGCGCGGGCACACTGCTCGTCACCGGGAGCATCACCGGTTCGGGCGTCCAAGTCGCCAGCGGCGGCACCCTGGGCGGGACGGGCACCGTGCCCGCGGTGACGGCCGCGAGCGGTGGCACCGTCGCCCCGGGTACGTCGCCCGGGACACTGAATACGGGCAACCTGGCACTCGCCGCCGGCTCCACGTTCAGCGCCGAAGTCAACGGCACGACCCCTGGTACCAATTACGACCAAGCGGCCGTGACCGGTACGGTGGACGTGACAGGCGCAACGCTGACCGTGACGCTCGGGTTCACCCCCGTCGCGGGCACCAGTTTCACCCTCATATCCAACGACCTCGTCGACGCGGTAACCGGCACCTTCAACGGACTGGCCGAGGGCGCGACCCTCACCGTCGGCGGGGTGACGTTCACGATCAGCTACGTCGGCGGCACCGGCAACGACGTGGTCATCACGAGCGCGCCCCCGACCGTGTCCATCAACAACGTGACGGCGGCCGAGGGGAACACGGGCGGGACGAGTTTCAGCTTCACCGTGACCCTGTCGGTCCCCAGTAGCCAGACCGTGACCGTGAACTACGCGACCGCCGCCGGCACCGCGACCGCGGGCACCGACTTCACGAGCGCCTCGGGCACGATCACGTTCGCGCCGGGCGAGACCTCGAAGACAGTCACCGTCACGGTGACCGGTGACACGGCGATCGAGTCCGACGAGACGTTCGCGGTGGTGCTCTCGAACCCCACCAACACGACGATCGCGACCGGTACGGGTACGGGCACGATCACGAACGATGACACAGCCAGCGCGACCGTCATCAGCATCGGCGGCGGCGGCGGGGCGCCGGGAACGGTGGTCCCGGTGGACCCGGCGACCGGCCAAAAGGGAACCCCGATCCTCGCGTTCGCCGGGTTCTCGGGCGAGATCCGGGTGGCGTCCGGGGACATTAACGGCGACGGACGGGCGGACACAATCACCGGAGCGGGCGCGGGCGCCCCGGGCGGGCACGTGAAAGTGTTCAGCGCCGACGGCACTCTGATCCGGAGCTTCCTGGCGTTCGACGGGTTCTCCGGCGGCGTGTTCGTCACGTCCGGGGACGTGAACGGTGACGGGTCCGACGATATCATCGTCTCGGCAGACACCGGGGCCACACCGCACGTGAAGGTGTTCAGCGGCGCCGACGGTTCACTGCTCCGCAGTTTCTTCGCCTACGACGCCGGGTTCCGGGGCGGGGTCCGCGTGGGCGTCGGGGACGTGAACGGCGACGGGCGCGACGACATCATCACGGGAACGGGCGCGGGCACCACGCCGCACGTGAAAGTGTTCAGCGGCGCGGACGGCTCATTGCTCCGCAGCTTCTTCGCCTACGACGCCGGGTTCTCCGGTGGCGTGTACGTCGCCGCCGGGGACGTGAACGGGGACGGGCTCGACGACATCGTCACCGGTTCCGGCCCGGGTGCCCCGGGTGGACACGTGAAGGTGTTCAGCGGCGCGAACGGCTCCCTGATTCAGAGTTTCCTCGCCTACGACGCCGGGTTCCGGGGCGGGGTCCGCGTGGGCGTCGGGACCGTGAACGGCCGCGCGGCCGTGCTCACTGGGGCCGGCCCCGGCGCCGGCCCGCACGTGAAAGCGTTCGTCAACGGCGTGCAGGTGGCCAGCCTCTTAGCCGGCGACCCGACGTTCAGCGGCGGCGTCTACGTGGGCTAA